Part of the Phragmites australis chromosome 23, lpPhrAust1.1, whole genome shotgun sequence genome is shown below.
TTGGTAACTGTTTGGTTGTTGTCAGTAGTAGTACCTGATAATATCCACAGCGTATGATACTGACAATAGAAACCTACCTATCTACATGGGAGTATTCATTATGATTTTCAGTGGCACCTTGTTGTGAATAAACTACAATGCCATCTTGTTTTCATCTAATTCTACTTAGATAATGCCAAGAAATATGTTGTGTGCCTGGAAACGGAACATAGTTGTGGGAATAAATACAGCAGGGGCCAGACACACAAAAAAACCAATGGATTATGTACAAATTAGCTGGCTATTTTCAAGCCTAACCAAGTAATAATTCATACACCTAATGGGCatcaagaggggggggggggggatactTGCCACGTGTCACTTAGAGCATACCTATCAATCTACGTGGAAATGCTTATATTCCTTTCTATGTCAACTCAATAGTCAAATTGTGCCAGCTCAGGAATGCACCTCCCTATCGTGTTAGAATGGATGATGAAAGGCTGAAAACACAAGTAAAGGATTACCATGAGTGagctcatgtcaaactttttTCTATAGTGCTCGTGGAGAATTTTACACATTTGTACTGGATCATCTCTTTAAGTTGTATGATAATTTTGTAGTGATTATACTTCTGCTCTCTCCAGATTGTTTATATATCGTGCTCTCTTGTAAGCTAAAGAAGTATCTCAGGGTGTTTTTGGTTGCCGTTGATTGTGAGATTCTTTTGTAAAGTCCTCTTAGTTGCCAATCTTTTAGCTAATAGATAATGACATGGTAGGTGGATTGTGCAGCTCCTGATGTTGGTGCGGACGATGGGTTAGGCATTTGGAAAATAGATGATGTTGATAATAGCTTCTACACACAGCCGTTTCGAATCAAGTATGCTAGACAAGATATTTATCTATCGGTTATGGTGTCTTTCAGCATATTCAACAGTGAAGAGGAGGTTGGCATTATGACATATCCCTTTTGTATTTGAATCAACATTACTGTGCCCTTATCAGAGCACCTACTTTATTTGTTCAAGGGCCCAGCAGCTTCCGCTGTGATGTTGAAGTTTGAGCTGATATATGCCCCAACACTGGACAATGGGTGAGTAAATATTATTTTCGATCCTATTTGTGCCGTCTCTTCCGAGAATTTGCACATACTTACGTGCACGTCTATCTAAAGATTTCATTTAGCAATACTGATGATGATGTTGCCTTTCTGAGTTCTAGGTCTGAGCTTCAAGCTTCTAGTGTCACATCGTCAGCAGCTGTGCATGAATTTAGGATCCCACGCAGAGCACTCCTGGGTCTACACTCATATTTTCCAGTTTACTTTGATGCGTTCCACTCTGTGCTTGTTGATCTGACATTACATCTAGTGTACCTGAAAGCTGGTGCAACTAAATCATCATTGAAGGTACACAGGTTTGTGAAGCTTTAGCTTTAAATTTCTTTGAAAATGGCGGTCCAATGAATGCTTCTTTGACGTGTGTACTAAGTACAGAAAAAGTTTGACATTCGCTCCAGTAGTTATGTTTATGGTGCATCATTAGTCATGTAAATCCTGTCGTCTTTCTATACTGAAAGGACCAGCATTGATTTCTCATTAATTGGCTCCTGCAGCATGAAGTAGTCTGATTGAttgttatatttttattctttttttttggtcgAACGTTTGAGTAAAATGGCACCTAACTTGCAGATACCAGACCAAGGTTTAGGTCCAACATCATATCACATTGTAAAGGCACTATTAACTTCAAGGAAAATGTTGCTTGAAGAACTGAAGAAAATCAGTGATTCTATTGGTAAGACAATCGAAGATTTAGATGGTACTGAATTAAATCTTGGTAAATACGAATCAGTTAATCCATCAAAATCAGGACTATCTAATTCTAGTAAAGTGTTCCCTACAACTGGCAAGGGTGTCGGACACTTGGCTGGAATTTTACATGACTTCTTGGAGGTATGCTTCATTATCTGCTTATGATGATCTAGGAATGTCTTAATTATTTGCTGATTTGAAATATTTGTGTTCAACTTCTGCAGAGACCCAACGATGTGGTTAATGGTACAGGAAATTCTATGCTGTATACTCTTTCAAAGGAAGAGCTGTTAGAACTGTTTCTAACTGTGAGCGGCCAACTTTCACTTCTATGGAATGCATTCTTGAAATTTCATAGGTGACTGTTCTATTGATTTTATCCTGTATCTACAGTGTCTATAGAGGCTATGGCCATGGGCATGATTATCTCAGTTGCTCCTATTTTATCATGACACCGTATCCATTAATGATTTCTTGGTCTATTCAGGATAAATAAAACAAAGATATTGGACTACTTGCGCGAGATTTGGGCTATTGATCGGAAAGCAGAATGGTCAATATGGACTGTTCACTCAAAAATCGAGATCCCGCATCGCTATTTGCGTAGTATGAGTGATGACTCATCTCACCGCCATTCCCTTCTTCGAGTTTCTGGTTCAAGGAAGTTCCACGATGATGTAATTGTCCTCTCTTGAATGTCTACAGTGAATTGTCAGGCATTTTAGGCCAAGAAATTCTATTTATAACTAGTACTTATCACTTTTTATCTCGATTTAATAGTCTATATGTATGTGCAGCCTGTACAGAATTCTGCTTCACGTGCTGAACTACACAGGAAAAGCATAGCACAAATGAAGGTTTGACACTCTGTTTTTTAGGGAATAGTTTACAAGTGCAGACTTGTTTGAAACATTGTTACTGATTTGAAGCATTATACAGATCAACACACAGTCTGTTCAAGATATGCACATATATGCTGATCCTTCACGTGTTCCTGTTGTTCTTATAGAACAACATGTCATGGTTGTTCCGCAACATGGTTCTAGCAAGGATCTGGCTTCAAATGCTTATGAACAAAAGGATACTATTGTGCTACCTAAACTACAAGGAGAATCTTTGGCACTAAAAAGTAGTGTTGGTAAAAAAAGTGGACGCATCTTGCGGGCTGTCATTTTTGTGCATGGTTTTCAGGCAAGCCCCATTCATCTGGTTTAAGTTTGATTGCTGTTGAAAGTATAGTTATCTGAAACTTACTCGGATTTAAATAAACAGGGCCACCATTTGGATTTACGTCTTGTTAGAAATCAATGGCTTCTATTGGATCCTGGAGCTGATTGCCTAATGTCTGAGGCTAATGAAGATAAAACATCTGAGGACTTCAAAGAAATGGGTAGCAGGCTTGCTGGGGAAGTAGTTGCCTTCCTGAAAAGGAAAGTGGATAAACTTTCAAGATATGGAGGGTGCAAAGAGTTGAAATTAAGTTTTGTCGGTCATTCCATTGGGAACATTATCATTAGAAGTGCACTGGCAGGTCTTTTCCAACTTTCCTGACAAATTCATTTTAAGCAGTTTATCTATATCTGACtgatccccccccccacccccatgTTAATAGAACCTGCAGTACAACCATACTTGAAGAACCTATACACGTACATATCGATATCAGGGCCTCACTTGGGTTACTGGTACAGCTCAAATTCTTTGTTCAATTCTGGCCTCTGGCTTCTTAAAAAGCTCAAGGGAGCACAGTGCATCCATCAACTCACTTTTAGTGATGATCAAGACCCACAGAATACGTATTTTTATAAGCTTTGCAAGGTACAGCATCAGCCTGCTTTGTTCTAGAGTAACTTTGGATTGACTTTGGCAATCCAACTTTTTGTGAATTTATGTCAGATTTTATTTACATTAAGAATTTATCATGAAATATGTTTTTATCCTTTTCAGTTGAAGACACTGGAGAACTTCAAAAATATCATATTGTTATCATCACCACAGGTTACCCTTTCTCATTTCTAATAATCCAAATTACTTGTGGATTGGAATGATCAGTTGCCGCAAATCATTCAGCCTTTGTAATCCTGCGTTGCATGTCATGAGTAATGACACATTTTATTGCTCTGCTAGGATGGCTATGTACCATATCATTCAGCGAGAATCGAACTCTGCCCAGCTGCGTCATCCGACACCTCAAAGAAGGGGCAAGTCTTCACAGAAATGCTCAACAACTGCTTAGATCAGATCCGTGCACCCTCCTCTGAAACCCGGATATTCATGCGTTGTGATGTGAACTTTGACCAGTCCAACCAAGGACGAAGCCTAAACACCATGATTGGCAGAGCAGCTCACATAGAGTTCCTGGAGACTGACATTTATGCCAAGTTCATCATGTGGTCCTTCCCTGAACTGTTCCGATGACGATGCTGCTCCTTTGTGATGCCTTCACATACCAAACCAATAGTGCACACTACTGAGTACTGACCAAGCAAAGAAAATTAAGCTTGCATAAAGGTTCCGCCAGAATTGAACATCAGGATGGGTAGCGCTGTAAAGCTCCTAGCAGTAATGATTTTCCAGCTTGCAAAATTCCATTGTATAAGTAGTTgattttttgcatttttattcATAGTGCTGTAGATGTTCACCATTGCTGTGAATTTATAATCCCTGTTGTCTGGTGTATTTAACACTTGAGTTTAGGAGCTCCTAACAAACAGTGAGCAATGTCCAAATAAGCGTCCTGTGCTTGATTTTAAATCATCTTCATTCTGTGCTGGAACCTGCTAAGGTGCAGATGGACAGCCAGTCCGATAGAA
Proteins encoded:
- the LOC133906110 gene encoding uncharacterized protein LOC133906110 isoform X2, giving the protein MKVDCAAPDVGADDGLGIWKIDDVDNSFYTQPFRIKYARQDIYLSVMVSFSIFNSEEEGPAASAVMLKFELIYAPTLDNGSELQASSVTSSAAVHEFRIPRRALLGLHSYFPVYFDAFHSVLVDLTLHLVYLKAGATKSSLKIPDQGLGPTSYHIVKALLTSRKMLLEELKKISDSIGKTIEDLDGTELNLGKYESVNPSKSGLSNSSKVFPTTGKGVGHLAGILHDFLERPNDVVNGTGNSMLYTLSKEELLELFLTVSGQLSLLWNAFLKFHRINKTKILDYLREIWAIDRKAEWSIWTVHSKIEIPHRYLRSMSDDSSHRHSLLRVSGSRKFHDDPVQNSASRAELHRKSIAQMKINTQSVQDMHIYADPSRVPVVLIEQHVMVVPQHGSSKDLASNAYEQKDTIVLPKLQGESLALKSSVGKKSGRILRAVIFVHGFQGHHLDLRLVRNQWLLLDPGADCLMSEANEDKTSEDFKEMGSRLAGEVVAFLKRKVDKLSRYGGCKELKLSFVGHSIGNIIIRSALAEPAVQPYLKNLYTYISISGPHLGYWYSSNSLFNSGLWLLKKLKGAQCIHQLTFSDDQDPQNTYFYKLCKLKTLENFKNIILLSSPQDGYVPYHSARIELCPAASSDTSKKGQVFTEMLNNCLDQIRAPSSETRIFMRCDVNFDQSNQGRSLNTMIGRAAHIEFLETDIYAKFIMWSFPELFR
- the LOC133906110 gene encoding uncharacterized protein LOC133906110 isoform X1 codes for the protein MFRRMRCLVVGGGVQDSTRAAAKRVSPASWRVDNAAAAAAAAGEGEKGAICFRPPDVMETVHEVAIYIHRFHNLDLFQQGWYQMKISAMWEDGGNKTPASPARVVQYEAPDVGADDGLGIWKIDDVDNSFYTQPFRIKYARQDIYLSVMVSFSIFNSEEEGPAASAVMLKFELIYAPTLDNGSELQASSVTSSAAVHEFRIPRRALLGLHSYFPVYFDAFHSVLVDLTLHLVYLKAGATKSSLKIPDQGLGPTSYHIVKALLTSRKMLLEELKKISDSIGKTIEDLDGTELNLGKYESVNPSKSGLSNSSKVFPTTGKGVGHLAGILHDFLERPNDVVNGTGNSMLYTLSKEELLELFLTVSGQLSLLWNAFLKFHRINKTKILDYLREIWAIDRKAEWSIWTVHSKIEIPHRYLRSMSDDSSHRHSLLRVSGSRKFHDDPVQNSASRAELHRKSIAQMKINTQSVQDMHIYADPSRVPVVLIEQHVMVVPQHGSSKDLASNAYEQKDTIVLPKLQGESLALKSSVGKKSGRILRAVIFVHGFQGHHLDLRLVRNQWLLLDPGADCLMSEANEDKTSEDFKEMGSRLAGEVVAFLKRKVDKLSRYGGCKELKLSFVGHSIGNIIIRSALAEPAVQPYLKNLYTYISISGPHLGYWYSSNSLFNSGLWLLKKLKGAQCIHQLTFSDDQDPQNTYFYKLCKLKTLENFKNIILLSSPQDGYVPYHSARIELCPAASSDTSKKGQVFTEMLNNCLDQIRAPSSETRIFMRCDVNFDQSNQGRSLNTMIGRAAHIEFLETDIYAKFIMWSFPELFR